Proteins from a genomic interval of Gopherus evgoodei ecotype Sinaloan lineage chromosome 7, rGopEvg1_v1.p, whole genome shotgun sequence:
- the NANOS1 gene encoding nanos homolog 1 — protein sequence METFPPGKLEPHQPVEFLQGARYGAKSHPAYGNAFNSWNDYLGLATLITKAVGEEKGFGTEPPSVVVAAAVQPAPEEDEEEEDEEEEDAGTPYFEGALHLHDFDLCGHHHHGESFLEERFADFSPFSGRASPAALVFDCSPAHLPRDRSPHAWGGGRLPAPPKPGSRLLKPELQVCVFCRNNKEAVALYTTHILKGPDGRVLCPVLRRYTCPLCGASGDNAHTIKYCPLSKMQAGAAKQQLRNARTALGKKLR from the coding sequence ATGGAGACGTTCCCCCCCGGCAAGCTGGAGCCGCACCAGCCCGTGGAGTTCCTGCAGGGCGCCCGCTACGGGGCCAAGAGCCACCCCGCCTACGGGAACGCGTTTAACTCGTGGAATGACTATCTGGGGCTGGCCACGCTGATCACCAAGGCCGTGGGCGAGGAGAAGGGCTTCGGGACCGAGCCCCCCTCCGTGGTGGTGGCCGCCGCCGTGCAGCCGGCCCCggaggaggacgaggaggaggaggacgaggaggaggaagacgCGGGGACCCCCTATTTCGAAGGCGCGTTGCACTTGCACGACTTCGACCTGTGCGGCCACCACCACCACGGCGAGAGCTTCCTGGAGGAGCGGTTCGCCGACTTCAGCCCCTTCTCCGGCCGCGCCAGCCCCGCCGCGCTGGTCTTCGACTGCTCCCCGGCTCACCTGCCGCGGGACCGCTCCCCTCACGCGTGGGGCGGCGGGCGGCTCCCCGCGCCCCCGAAGCCCGGCTCCCGGCTGCTCAAGCCGGAGCTGCAGGTCTGCGTCTTCTGCAGGAATAACAAAGAAGCCGTCGCCCTCtacaccactcacatcctcaagGGACCCGACGGCCGGGTCTTGTGCCCCGTGCTGCGGAGATACACGTGCCCCCTGTGCGGGGCCAGTGGGGACAATGCCCACACCATCAAGTACTGCCCCCTCTCCAAAATGCAGGCCGGGGCCGCCAAGCAGCAGCTCCGGAACGCCAGGACCGCCTTGGGCAAGAAACTCCGCTAG